In the genome of Apostichopus japonicus isolate 1M-3 chromosome 15, ASM3797524v1, whole genome shotgun sequence, one region contains:
- the LOC139981082 gene encoding uncharacterized protein: MGKQFYREEANRLLGNPQHYKLLDSDPTQEITQNVKRVIQKIVSNGSIDRKLGQYLLENDPKPGRFYFLPKIHKEGNPGRPIISGNGTATEKISKFVDLLIQPLVSALPSYVQDTTDFIRKIGEIKNLPLSSLLVTLDVSSLYTNIPNEEGISACTKAFKPKRGKTPTKKELAELMQLILTNNNLVFGNKHYLQIHGTAMGTKMAPSFANIFMGNLEKEFLSRQNLKPHTWLRYIDDIFMIWTHGEANLKLFIDDINSFHHTIKFTADFSGLGVHFLDTTVTLQNGSLKTDLFNKPTNKHNYLLPSSCHPRHCTRNIPYSQALRIRRICSSEVDFDSRTKELSQHLLNRQYFRGTIENAIKKAKSKPRTETLTYKTRQTSSKRGTIGY, from the exons atgggcaaacaattctacagagaggaagccaacagactactcggcaaccctcaacactacaaactcctagattctgatcctactcaagaaatcacacaaaacgtgaaaagagtcatccaaaagatagtctctaacggttccattgaccgcaagttaggccaatacctcctggaaaacgacccaaaacctggtcgcttttattttctgcctaaaattcacaaagaaggcaatcccgggaggcccataatatcgggtaatggcacagcgactgaaaaaatttccaaattcgtggatctcctcatccaacctctcgtttcggccctaccgtcctatgtgcaggacactacggatttcatccggaaaattggggaaataaaaaatcttcccttatcttctctgttagttaccttggatgtgtcttcgttatacacaaatatccctaacgaagagggcatttcagcctgcacaaaagcattcaaaccaaaacgtggcaaaacccccacgaagaaagaattggccgaattaatgcaactcatcttgaccaacaataatctggtatttggcaacaaacactacctccaaattcatggcaccgcaatgggtaccaaaatggcaccgtcttttgccaacatctttatgggaaacctcgagaaagaatttttatctcgacaaaacttgaaaccacacacgtggttacgttatattgacgatatctttatgatatggacccatggtgaggcaaatctaaaactcttcattgatgacataaactcgtttcatcacactatcaaattcactgctgatttttctggacttggcgttcactttctggacaccaccgtgaccctacaaaatggttcactcaaaacagacttgttcaataaacccacgaacaagcacaactacctcttaccaagcagttgccatccacgtcactgtaccagaaatattccgtacagtcaagcgttgcgcattcgacgcatttgctcctctgaagtcgattttgattcacgcactaaagaactgtcacaacacctcttaaacagacagtattttcggggtactattgaaaatgccatcaaaaaggctaaaagcaaaccccgtaccgaaacattgacgtacaaaactcgtcaaaccagttccaaaagg ggtaccattggttactga